From Triticum urartu cultivar G1812 chromosome 2, Tu2.1, whole genome shotgun sequence, a single genomic window includes:
- the LOC125536430 gene encoding uncharacterized protein LOC125536430 isoform X4, translating to MPHEKHREDPTITSLLHHKSRLPSVLTMVLLVLGVIILIVYFNNGLGTRRPRAPRRTSRAGAAGKKDVGEAFFVFMGEFRKEFKHKNPKNKSVAAVGKAAGGRWKSLSESIIVYQLARALLFCHGRGVRHHDLEPHNLQIGGWVNEVFKY from the exons ATGCCACATGAGAAGCATAGGGAAGATCCCACCATCACCAGCTTGCTCCACCACAAGTCGCGCTTGCCCTCCGTGCTCACCATGGTACTGCTTGTCTTG GGAGTGATTATTCTCATTGTATACTTCAACAATGGCTTAG GTACACGAAGGCCACGAGCGCCAAGGCGCACCTCACGTGCGGGGGCTGCCGGCAAGAAGGACGTGGGAGAGGCCTTCTTCGTCTTCAT GGGCGAGTTCCGCAAGGAGTTCAAGCATAAGAACCCCAAGAACAAGTCTGTCGCTGCT GTAGGCAAAGCAGCCGGTGGGAGGTGGAAGAGCTTGAGTGAGTCG ATCATAGTGTACCAGCTTGCAAGGGCGTTGCTTTTTTGCCACGGACGCGGGGTCCGACACCATGACCTTGAGCCACACAACCTGCAAATTGGTGGATGG GTGAATGAGGTTTTCAAATATTGA
- the LOC125536430 gene encoding HMG1/2-like protein isoform X5, which yields MPHEKHREDPTITSLLHHKSRLPSVLTMVLLVLGVIILIVYFNNGLGTRRPRAPRRTSRAGAAGKKDVGEAFFVFMGEFRKEFKHKNPKNKSVAAVGKAAGGRWKSLSESVNEVFKY from the exons ATGCCACATGAGAAGCATAGGGAAGATCCCACCATCACCAGCTTGCTCCACCACAAGTCGCGCTTGCCCTCCGTGCTCACCATGGTACTGCTTGTCTTG GGAGTGATTATTCTCATTGTATACTTCAACAATGGCTTAG GTACACGAAGGCCACGAGCGCCAAGGCGCACCTCACGTGCGGGGGCTGCCGGCAAGAAGGACGTGGGAGAGGCCTTCTTCGTCTTCAT GGGCGAGTTCCGCAAGGAGTTCAAGCATAAGAACCCCAAGAACAAGTCTGTCGCTGCT GTAGGCAAAGCAGCCGGTGGGAGGTGGAAGAGCTTGAGTGAGTCG GTGAATGAGGTTTTCAAATATTGA
- the LOC125536430 gene encoding uncharacterized protein LOC125536430 isoform X1 — translation MPHEKHREDPTITSLLHHKSRLPSVLTMVLLVLGVIILIVYFNNGLGTRRPRAPRRTSRAGAAGKKDVGEAFFVFMGEFRKEFKHKNPKNKSVAAVGKAAGGRWKSLSESIIVYQLARALLFCHGRGVRHHDLEPHNLQIGGWVGILWFDPRKRKCSLLFINQRHFLLPWMDGTPSI, via the exons ATGCCACATGAGAAGCATAGGGAAGATCCCACCATCACCAGCTTGCTCCACCACAAGTCGCGCTTGCCCTCCGTGCTCACCATGGTACTGCTTGTCTTG GGAGTGATTATTCTCATTGTATACTTCAACAATGGCTTAG GTACACGAAGGCCACGAGCGCCAAGGCGCACCTCACGTGCGGGGGCTGCCGGCAAGAAGGACGTGGGAGAGGCCTTCTTCGTCTTCAT GGGCGAGTTCCGCAAGGAGTTCAAGCATAAGAACCCCAAGAACAAGTCTGTCGCTGCT GTAGGCAAAGCAGCCGGTGGGAGGTGGAAGAGCTTGAGTGAGTCG ATCATAGTGTACCAGCTTGCAAGGGCGTTGCTTTTTTGCCACGGACGCGGGGTCCGACACCATGACCTTGAGCCACACAACCTGCAAATTGGTGGATGGGTTGGTATCCTCTGGTTTGATCCCAGGAAGAGGAAGTGTTCTCTTCTCTTTATCAACCAAAGGCACTTTCTTCTCCCATGGATGGATGGGACTCCATCAATTTAG
- the LOC125536430 gene encoding uncharacterized protein LOC125536430 isoform X2, translated as MPHEKHREDPTITSLLHHKSRLPSVLTMGVIILIVYFNNGLGTRRPRAPRRTSRAGAAGKKDVGEAFFVFMGEFRKEFKHKNPKNKSVAAVGKAAGGRWKSLSESIIVYQLARALLFCHGRGVRHHDLEPHNLQIGGWVGILWFDPRKRKCSLLFINQRHFLLPWMDGTPSI; from the exons ATGCCACATGAGAAGCATAGGGAAGATCCCACCATCACCAGCTTGCTCCACCACAAGTCGCGCTTGCCCTCCGTGCTCACCATG GGAGTGATTATTCTCATTGTATACTTCAACAATGGCTTAG GTACACGAAGGCCACGAGCGCCAAGGCGCACCTCACGTGCGGGGGCTGCCGGCAAGAAGGACGTGGGAGAGGCCTTCTTCGTCTTCAT GGGCGAGTTCCGCAAGGAGTTCAAGCATAAGAACCCCAAGAACAAGTCTGTCGCTGCT GTAGGCAAAGCAGCCGGTGGGAGGTGGAAGAGCTTGAGTGAGTCG ATCATAGTGTACCAGCTTGCAAGGGCGTTGCTTTTTTGCCACGGACGCGGGGTCCGACACCATGACCTTGAGCCACACAACCTGCAAATTGGTGGATGGGTTGGTATCCTCTGGTTTGATCCCAGGAAGAGGAAGTGTTCTCTTCTCTTTATCAACCAAAGGCACTTTCTTCTCCCATGGATGGATGGGACTCCATCAATTTAG
- the LOC125536430 gene encoding uncharacterized protein LOC125536430 isoform X3, whose amino-acid sequence MPHEKHREDPTITSLLHHKSRLPSVLTMVLLVLGVIILIVYFNNGLGTRRPRAPRRTSRAGAAGKKDVGEAFFVFMGEFRKEFKHKNPKNKSVAAVGKAAGGRWKSLSESIIVYQLARALLFCHGRGVRHHDLEPHNLQIGGWVGILWFDPRKRKCSLLFINQR is encoded by the exons ATGCCACATGAGAAGCATAGGGAAGATCCCACCATCACCAGCTTGCTCCACCACAAGTCGCGCTTGCCCTCCGTGCTCACCATGGTACTGCTTGTCTTG GGAGTGATTATTCTCATTGTATACTTCAACAATGGCTTAG GTACACGAAGGCCACGAGCGCCAAGGCGCACCTCACGTGCGGGGGCTGCCGGCAAGAAGGACGTGGGAGAGGCCTTCTTCGTCTTCAT GGGCGAGTTCCGCAAGGAGTTCAAGCATAAGAACCCCAAGAACAAGTCTGTCGCTGCT GTAGGCAAAGCAGCCGGTGGGAGGTGGAAGAGCTTGAGTGAGTCG ATCATAGTGTACCAGCTTGCAAGGGCGTTGCTTTTTTGCCACGGACGCGGGGTCCGACACCATGACCTTGAGCCACACAACCTGCAAATTGGTGGATGGGTTGGTATCCTCTGGTTTGATCCCAGGAAGAGGAAGTGTTCTCTTCTCTTTATCAACCAAAG GTGA